The segment CCCAtaattttacccttttaaatataCCAGCCATTCTCAAAGTTTGAAATCTGAGAATCTTATGCACCTCaccaaaacattttgttttgaatGACAAGAGAGACCAAGATAGAAAGATTGTGTGTTTCCATATGTTCACCAAGGTCAGATAAACAATAACATGTCATTTAAATCTTTTTGTTTTATTGCTTATtccatttaaaaataatcaaatactTTTGGGTAAGTTTAAAAAATGGAAAATCACTGGAATATATTATGGATGTGTGGGGAATGATTTAAGGTGCACTTTTTGAGATAAACATGCAAATCTGTTGAGTTAAGCAGAAAAAGCTTATACAAAATAGAAAAGCTGCATGCTTATTTGACTTGCACATGGTACAAGATGCTTATTTTCAGTTTGCAACAAGTATAAACTGGCTTTTGTCTAAATCAAATTTGTACTATGAGACTTCTCGAAATGTGCAAAGCCATTGTACAGTTTCAGAAGTATTGATGCAATTTCCAGTCACTTATGCATTTCAGAGAGAACAAATCATGAAGCTAAATAATTTAAGAGGAGGAATTGCTTCATTGCTAAGTGGTTCAAGATGTCtgcttagagcaggggtgggcaagcagagccatgaagggccgaagcactgcaggttttccattgctaccaatcatctcagcaggtgatttcattaatgttcaggtgtttcagcaggtgatttcattgacaccaGGTGTTTTATGTTCAAGGAGAagagctcatcagcaacccacctgctgaggtgatggttgcaaggaaaacatgcagtgtctcggccctcgttgcccacccctggcttagAGTCTCATACTCAAACCAGAAATAAGTGCACAATGTCCTTTCAGAAGTGGTCAGTTTCAGGAGTGCGGAATCTTCACAGTTGTCCACCATTTCATATCAGAATGCATTATGAGTCAGAACTGTAGGAGTTTAAAGATATTTAACAAGAAATCCAACTTTGTGTAactgtaaaaggaaaaaaattacATTGATTTTTACATTTGTCTTATTGCTCAATGATTGTAGATCTGTATAAATAGTTTCACTATGAGACACATGAGCTCATCTGAATATGAATCCCTTAGTTTGTTGGAGCTAATGTCATCTTCATGGTACCTTTAAGCAAACTGTCAAAAACCAGATATTCAGGTTACTTTTTAATGATTGCAGTGTTTGATTAACCACTGTAACGTACCTGATGAAAACCAAGCTTTGTGTATCCATCTAAAACGTGCGCGCACAAAAATCCATTTGATCTCGATTATTCTGAATGTCTCTCTGAATTAGAGTCTGACAGCACAAGCATGTCACTTGATATACTGACAGCTGTCTGTAGCATGTCTACACTTATTTTCTTAAAATTATTTAATGTAATTTTCAGTTGGTATGACAATATTGTAGTGTCTAATTGCGCTGCCTCATTTACTTTCAGGTACAACTCTAAGAGGAGACACTGGCGTAGGACTAAGCTTGGCCTGTAAACATGAGGTGTTTGATCCCATCAACCAACATCTGCTGGGGACCTGACCTGTGGCTGGAGCAGTTATCTAAAAcaccagtttttttgttttgtacagatattCTGCTTTGCTCACGTTTGACAATAAAAAACTGATCAGACTGCATATACAGTTTTGTGTTCCTTTTGTGTTCCACTGTCTCCTTTTACAAGGAAAACCAGTTATTACACAATGCTGACGCAGCTCTGCAGAAAGTATCTGGAATCCATCAAGTTGCACATGTAAGATTGTGCAGTGACTTGGCTGGAACAGAGACCGGGTTTGTGCCAAAGAACACCACAGGGGTTCATGAAGTCAAATCCAGCAGAAAGATGTTTACTTATGTTGCTCAACTGGAAAATCTGAACACATCAGCAATTACGTACAAAGCTGATAAAATATCTAAACACTTCAGAAAGTCTACATGACTACTTAACCTGGGTCACTCTTTAACAATCCAGTTTTTGTGTCCACGCAAAGACAGGGAGAAGAGTTTTCGAAAAGGCTCAAACCTCCACTGCCACGCCCGACAGTCAAGGTCTAAGGTCTCGCAATCCATCTCCTCACTGTCCTCGTTTGTGGTCACACTCAGCGACCCTACACTGTTATTATTGGCGTTGGAATTTTGCGTAATAGCGCAGTTGTGCGCGTCATCGCCGAGGAGCTCCCTGAGCTCCGGCGGGGCGTCTCCCTTCAGATACTGCCAGGCTCTCCTCCCGTTATAATCCATGACGTCGACGTCTGCGCCGAAAGCGCCGACCAGCAGTTGACCACCATGTACTGGCTGTGCATGCTGGCGACGTGCAGCGGCGTCAGGCCCCCGCTGCCCCGCGCGTTCACGTTGACCGGAATCCCCACGTTATCTGCGTAGCGCAGAACTTGAACCAAAGTTTTCGTCATGTCCGCGCTTGGCCAGCCAGTGCAGAACCGAGTACCCGCTGATGAAGTCCCTTCCTGCACAGCAGATGTGGATCCTCGGAGATGAACTCCAGGATGGTCTGGAAGTTCCCTCCATCGACGATAACATCCACGCGTGCTTCCATCGGATCCAAAGCCCAGTTAATTCCGGAGACGTCCTGCTCGTCTCGTGAGGACGACGCGCTGGAGAACACGCTGCTGGAAAACCGCTGTTCGACGCGCTGAGTAGCAGCTCCTTCAGGTAGAGTTTACGCACGGAGGCTGTGAGTGACGCCCTCAGCGGGGCCTCCCTCTCGCGGAGCCCGCTGGTACGCGTCTCCTGCTGCCTTTGCAGCCTTGACCTCCGCTGAGAAGCGCTGCTGGGGCGATCTGCGTGCCGTGGCGCGACGCTCGCTCCGCGGCACTGCGCGCCCTGCCGTGGGCGTCGGTCCCGCTGACAGCTGGTTGACATCCAGCGTCAGGCGGTCTGATGTCAGACATGCTGCTGGCTCACACACCCGGAGGACGTTAGCGACAAATCTTGGCAGTTTTCGCGGAAAGAATCGCAAACGCTAATGGATCAAGTTCCTCATTTTGCCGATGCGCCGAAACAGTCCTGGATCCTCCGGTGCCAGTTACCTGTTCGCACCACATGCGCACAGAAGATCTCGCCTTTAAGGTGACACAGTAACCTGAAATAACGACATTACGTTCAAACTGTTCACGCCAAACAATCTTTACGTCAGAGTACAGCTTCCCCTTTTCTTGAGAGGAACAAAGTTCATTAATCCTAAAACCAACGGCGGAGCCCTCACGTGACCACTGGTGGACTTCAGACAGAGCAGGAAGTCGCGCAGTCAACACCTCGCTGATAGTGTCACTGTACTTCAGATAAGTTACACCCGTAATCAGACTGACCCCAAAACACCACAGGCACCattaaaacaaactttatttCAGCAAGTAAAAGTTAACATTGTAATccgaaccagattcagtctgtctcTGATTCTGGAGGGAGCTCCACAGTCAGTTCACTTAATGTTTGAAGGAAGGCGTCCAGTTCCAGGCAATAATCTGGggggaacaaacaaaaaaacaaacaaaacaaaactaatttcAAGGTGTGTCAGATGAAATCCTCCAGTTTCAGTGAACATTTTGAATGGAAACTGTGCAACAAACTCAAAACAAGAAAATTTGTAACCAACGTGCAATACGCACTGCTTAACCTGTAATTGCTCAGCCATAACAATATGTCATAGACGACCCACTACAGAGTGCATATACATTGTTGAATTGTCGTGTCCACGCGTGTATTCAGTTCTacattttcaggattttttttatccTGTATTTGTAATTTCATAAAGCAAATTTGGGTCACTGACTACTATAATTATAGTCTGTATGTCCATTTGCAGATGGGTTTTTACAGGCAATAAAATTTTGCAGAATTTCTGAATTAAAACCATATTACAGTGAATCTGACTCAATATGCTCAGTTGACTAAACTTTACATACCAAGGCCATGACTTAAGATGGCATGGCTCATGTGAGAGTCTTGTTTCCAATTTGAGAAGTCACTACTGAGTTTGTTTCCAGAAGTGTTGGTATGTGAGCATGTCTAGGATGCCATTTCCACATCAGtccacccggaaagtattcagtgcttcactttccacattttatgttacagccttattccaaaatggatgaaattcatttttccctcaaaattctacatgcaaTACCCTATAATAACAATGGAAAAaattagatttttacaaattcataaaaaaaagacCCCCACAACTAAAATCACATGCGCGTCCAGTatacacagcttttgccatgaagctcaaaagtaAGCTCAGCTGCCTCCCATTTCCACtgctcatccttgagatgtttgtagTTTAACTGGAATCCACCTGGAATAAATttggttgattggacatgatttggaaaagcatgcatgcatgtcagagcacaaaccaagcatgaagttaaaagaTTTGTCTGTAtacctgagacaggattgtcttaaggTACAACCGCCCGTCTAAAACTGAGCGACtggggtagaagggccttagtctggttggtgaccaagaacccaactgtcactctgttagagctccaccattcctctgaagagaggagaaccttccagaaggacaaccatctctgcagcaattcaccaatcagaacatgtatggtagagtggttcaAATGGAAGTCACTCTTTCGTAAAGggaacatggcagcccacctgaagttgccaaaaggcacctgaaggagacagaccatgagaaacaaaattctctgatctgacgaCAACTGAAGTCTTTGGTGTgaagccaggtgtcatgtttggacggAAACCAGCCACCATCCCTAGCAATAAACAATGTTTCATTGAAACATtgcggcagcatcatgctatggggatgtttttcagcgagagaactgggagaccagtcagtattgaggggaaaaaatgaatgcagcaatgtacagagacatccgggatgaaaacttgcccagagcgctcttgacctcagactggggtgacgggtcatctttcagcaggacaatgaccctaagcacacagccaagatatcaaaggagtggcttcaggacaactctgaatgtccttgagtggcccagccagagttcaGACCTGAATCcgtttgaacatctctggagagatctgaaaatggctgtgcacagacactccccatccaacctaatggagcttgaggtgttgcaaagaggaatgggcaaagctgacaaaaaaaaaactggtgcacCAAGCTTCAGACTTGAGGCTGTATTTGCTgccgaaggtgcatcaacaaagtaatgagcaaagggtgtgaatacttacgtacacgtgattccTCAGTTTTGTGTATTTCTATACACAcacgtggaggaaaaaaaaagtttcacgTTACgtggtgttgtaagtagaatttgggagggggggtggaattaatttactccattttggaataaggctgtaacatagaatGTTGAAGTGAGGTCTGtgcttcaactttatctaaatctgGGATCCGTTAGGGAAGTTAGGGGTAGTggtcagcgatcaccttagtattttctctgctttcat is part of the Thalassophryne amazonica chromosome 11, fThaAma1.1, whole genome shotgun sequence genome and harbors:
- the LOC117519686 gene encoding LOW QUALITY PROTEIN: ankyrin repeat domain-containing protein SOWAHC-like (The sequence of the model RefSeq protein was modified relative to this genomic sequence to represent the inferred CDS: inserted 1 base in 1 codon; deleted 4 bases in 3 codons) → MSTSCQRDRRPRQGAQCRGASVAPRHADRPSSASQRRSRLQRQQETRTSGLREREAPLRASLTASVRKLYLKELLLSASNSGFSSVFSSASSSRDEQDVSGINWALDPMEARVDVIVDGGNFQTILEFISEDPHLLCRKDFISGYSVLHWLAKRGHDETLVQVLRYADNVGIPVNVNARGSGGLTPLHVASMHSQYMVVXLLVGAFGADVDVMDYNGRRAWQYLKGDAPPELRELLGDDAHNCAITQNSNANNNSVGSLSVTTNEDSEEMDCETLDLDCRAWQWRFEPFRKLFSLSLRGHKNWIVKE